In Oncorhynchus tshawytscha isolate Ot180627B linkage group LG06, Otsh_v2.0, whole genome shotgun sequence, the following are encoded in one genomic region:
- the tat gene encoding tyrosine aminotransferase: MENQSYEVKINGSGIHEMNALIGVNGKAYNGNGNHHKAVKGIVCLAKQKSCRQRWNIRPSEMSINTLNPIRAIVDGMKLTPNPEKPMIALSIGDPTVFGNLPTDDKVLQAMKDAIDSNKYNGYAPSVGYQKSREVVANFYSCTEAPLEAEDVLLTSGCSQAIDLAITVLCNPGDNILVPCPGFSLYKTLAVSLGIQVKLYTLLPEKSWEIDLQHMESLIDDRTTCLIVNNPSNPCGSVYSKEHLQNILSVASKHCVPILADEIYGDMVFPGCTYQSMASLSSDVPILACGGLAKRWLVPGWRLGWILIHDKNQIFGKEIRQGLVKLSQRILGACTIVQGAIESILNDTPQEFYHRTISFLESNSEICFSELSTVPGLTPVMPSGAMYLMVGIEMEHFPEFQNDVQFTERLVTEQSVFCLPATAFEYPNYFRIVVTVPEEMMVEACTRIREFCQRHYRTCSQDSNELDQ; encoded by the exons ATGGAGAACCAGTCCTATGAGGTGAAAATTAATGGGAGTGGAATTCATGAGATGAATGCTCTCATTGGTGTCAACGGAAAAGCATATAATGGAAACGGTAACCATCATAAGGCTGTGAAAGGCATTGTTTGTCTGGCCAAGCAGAAGAGCTGCAGGCAGCGATGGAACATCCGGCCCTCAGAGATGTCAATCAACACCTTGAATCCCATCCGTGCCATTGTGGATGGGATGAAGCTCACACCCAACCCTGAGAAACCCATGATTGCTCTGTCCATTG GGGACCCTACTGTGTTCGGGAACCTGCCTACTGATGACAAAGTTCTCCAGGCCATGAAGGATGCCATTGACTCAAACAAATACAACGGCTATGCTCCATCTGTTG GTTATCAGAAGAGCAGAGAGGTGGTGGCAAACTTCTACAGTTGCACCGAGGCCCCCTTGGAGGCAGAG GATGTGCTTCTGACCAGTGGCTGCAGTCAGGCTATAGATCTGGCCATCACAGTGCTGTGTAATCCTGGAGACAACATCCTAGTCCCCTGCCCTGGATTCTCCCTCTACAAgactctggctgtgtctctgggcATCCAGGTCAAACTGTACACACTGCTG CCAGAGAAGTCTTGGGAGATCGATCTCCAACACATGGAAAGCCTGATAGATGACAGGACAACCTGCCTGATTGTCAACAATCCCTCCAACCCTTGTGGCTCCGTCTACAGTAAAGAGCATCTACAGAACATCCTTTCTG TTGCCTCCAAACATTGCGTCCCAATCCTGGCTGATGAGATCTATGGTGACATG GTGTTTCCGGGTTGCACATACCAATCTATGGCGTCCCTCAGCAGTGATGTGCCCATTCTAGCGTGTGGTGGTCTGGCCAAGCGATGGCTAGTCCCTGGCTGGAGGCTAGGTTGGATCCTCATCCACGACAAGAATCAAATCTTCGGAAAAGAG ATTCGTCAGGGTCTGGTTAAGCTTAGCCAGAGGATTCTGGGTGCCTGCACCATTGTCCAGGGTGCGATAGAGAGCATCCTGAACGACACGCCCCAGGAGTTTTACCACAGAACCATCAGTTTCCTCGAG TCAAACTCCGAGATCTGTTTCTCTGAACTGTCCACTGTTCCTGGGCTGACCCCCGTGATGCCATCAGGAGCCATGTACCTCATG GTGGGAATTGAGATGGAACACTTCCCAGAGTTCCAGAACGATGTGCAGTTCACTGAGCGTCTGGTAACTGAGCAGTCCGTCTTCTGCCTGCCCGCTACG